A single genomic interval of Pyrus communis chromosome 5, drPyrComm1.1, whole genome shotgun sequence harbors:
- the LOC137734787 gene encoding shewanella-like protein phosphatase 2 produces the protein MKEDAASPPPPPEDSSFTSCKDVPNLLSSFVDTFVDFSVSGGLFLLPQTPNHPLPASPQNHKNALTACHSSNDPLPLRPPLQTYYPPQDRLVAIGDLHGDLEKTKESLRLAKLVDPESGKWVGGSTTVVQIGDVLDRGGDEIKILYYLEKLKREAARCGGTVITMHGNHEIMNVEGDFRFVTRKGLDEFRVWADWYGIGNRMKSLCKGLGKPKDPFDGVPLGFKNVKEEFAHGFRARVAALRPSGPISARFLSNNVAVLVVGDSVFVHGGLLGQHVSYGLEKINEELREWIHGLKGRIAPEYCRGANSVVWLRKFSHEYEDKCDCSALEHVLATIPGAKRMIMGHTIQEFGINGVCNERAIRIDVGMSKGCTNGLPEVLEIKGNSGLRILTSNPLYENKKKSTVHNEIPAFLPQGPKQVEVKA, from the coding sequence ATGAAGGAAGACGCcgcatcaccaccaccaccaccagagGACTCTTCCTTCACGTCATGCAAAGACGTTCCCAATCTCCTCTCCTCTTTCGTCGACACCTTCGTCGATTTCTCCGTCAGCGGCGGCCTCTTCCTCTTGCCCCAAACCCCCAATCATCCCCTTCCCGCCTCCcctcaaaatcacaaaaatgcCCTCACTGCCTGCCACAGCTCCAACGATCCCCTGCCCTTGCGTCCACCACTCCAAACCTATTACCCCCCGCAGGACCGGTTGGTCGCGATCGGCGATCTCCACGGCGACCTGGAGAAGACCAAGGAATCGCTAAGGCTTGCTAAATTGGTTGACCCGGAGTCGGGTAAATGGGTCGGAGGGTCCACCACCGTGGTCCAGATTGGCGACGTGCTGGACCGGGGCGGCGACGAGATTAAAATCCTCTATTATCTCGAGAAATTGAAACGAGAAGCCGCCAGGTGCGGCGGCACGGTGATTACGATGCACGGCAACCACGAGATCATGAACGTGGAAGGAGATTTCAGGTTTGTGACCCGCAAGGGTTTGGATGAGTTCAGGGTTTGGGCTGACTGGTATGGCATTGGGAACCGAATGAAATCGCTCTGTAAAGGGTTGGGAAAGCCGAAGGATCCCTTTGATGGGGTGCCCTTAGGGTTTAAGAATGTGAAGGAAGAGTTTGCTCATGGGTTTAGGGCTAGAGTTGCAGCATTGAGGCCATCGGGTCCAATTTCGGCGCGGTTCTTGTCCAACAATGTGGCTGTGTTGGTTGTGGGGGACTCTGTTTTCGTCCACGGCGGGCTTTTGGGCCAACACGTTTCATATGGTCTGGAGAAGATCAATGAGGAGCTGAGGGAGTGGATTCATGGGTTGAAGGGAAGAATCGCGCCTGAGTATTGTCGAGGTGCTAATTCTGTTGTTTGGCTGAGGAAATTTTCGCATGAATACGAGGATAAATGTGATTGCTCAGCACTTGAACATGTTTTAGCTACCATTCCGGGCGCAAAGAGGATGATTATGGGTCATACAATTCAAGAGTTTGGGATTAATGGTGTTTGCAACGAGCGAGCAATTCGGATTGATGTAGGGATGTCAAAGGGGTGTACAAATGGCTTGCCTGAAGTTTTGGAGATCAAGGGGAATTCGGGTTTGAGGATCTTGACCTCAAATCCACTGTACGAGAACAAGAAAAAATCTACCGTGCATAATGAGATACCCGCATTTTTGCCGCAAGGACCGAAACAAGTGGAAGTGAAGGCTTAA